Proteins from a single region of Mumia flava:
- a CDS encoding WhiB family transcriptional regulator, giving the protein MTAVLEQPSLRTIPCHAHDPELWFAESPADVEAAKALCLDCPIRAECLAGALDRAEPWGVWGGQLFLKGTVIPRKRPRGRPRKDAVA; this is encoded by the coding sequence ATGACCGCCGTGCTCGAGCAGCCGTCGCTCCGCACGATTCCCTGTCACGCCCACGACCCCGAGCTCTGGTTCGCCGAGTCGCCCGCCGACGTCGAAGCGGCCAAGGCTCTCTGCCTCGACTGCCCGATCCGCGCCGAGTGCCTGGCCGGCGCGCTCGACCGTGCCGAGCCCTGGGGGGTGTGGGGAGGACAGCTCTTCCTCAAGGGCACCGTGATCCCGCGCAAGCGGCCCCGCGGACGCCCGCGCAAGGACGCCGTCGCCTGA
- the nudC gene encoding NAD(+) diphosphatase, whose protein sequence is MTSGFTFAGGEHDRHSERRDLESLIPTLLADPTTRVLEVGGEHVGVVGTEDPTLRWRSPAESPRGEVIYLGTLDGLEHVAVMVDRVASPATALRLIAADLDPAQARMAVHAVGIAQWHRTHPRCARCGEPTDAAQGGHVRHCPVCGADHFPRSDPAVIMLITDEDDRALLGRRPTWPDGRFSTLAGFVEPGETLEDAVRRETHEETAVTVGDVWYASSQPWPFPSSLMLGFYGRALSTDITVDGTETADARWFTRDEVTEMTAAGALSLPGIVSISRWLIEGWHGGHVEGAWR, encoded by the coding sequence GTGACATCTGGCTTCACGTTCGCCGGCGGCGAGCACGACCGGCACTCCGAGCGGCGTGACCTCGAGTCCCTGATCCCTACGCTGCTCGCCGACCCGACGACCCGCGTCCTGGAGGTCGGTGGCGAGCACGTCGGGGTGGTCGGGACCGAGGACCCGACGCTGCGATGGCGCTCGCCCGCGGAGTCGCCCCGTGGAGAGGTGATCTACCTCGGCACGCTCGACGGGCTCGAGCACGTCGCGGTGATGGTCGATCGGGTCGCGTCGCCTGCGACGGCGCTGCGCCTGATCGCGGCCGACCTCGATCCGGCGCAGGCGCGGATGGCCGTCCACGCCGTCGGGATCGCCCAGTGGCACCGCACCCACCCGCGGTGCGCGCGGTGCGGGGAGCCGACGGATGCCGCGCAGGGAGGACACGTCCGGCACTGCCCCGTCTGCGGGGCCGATCACTTCCCACGCAGCGACCCGGCCGTCATCATGCTCATCACCGACGAGGACGACCGTGCGCTGCTGGGTCGCCGTCCGACCTGGCCGGACGGCCGGTTCTCCACGCTCGCGGGCTTCGTCGAGCCGGGCGAGACGCTGGAGGACGCCGTCCGTCGTGAGACCCACGAGGAGACCGCGGTCACGGTCGGCGACGTCTGGTACGCCAGCAGCCAGCCGTGGCCGTTCCCTTCGAGCCTGATGCTCGGGTTCTACGGCCGGGCGCTGAGCACCGACATCACCGTGGACGGCACCGAGACCGCTGATGCCCGGTGGTTCACCCGCGACGAGGTCACCGAGATGACCGCCGCAGGTGCGCTGTCGCTCCCGGGCATCGTCTCGATCTCACGCTGGCTGATCGAGGGCTGGCACGGCGGCCACGTCGAGGGCGCCTGGCGCTGA
- a CDS encoding mycoredoxin: MSATFTMYSTPWCGYCHRLKRQLNQEGITFAEVDIEQDPDSAFIVEQANGGNQTVPTLVFSDGSALTNPSLAQVKDQLALISG, from the coding sequence ATGTCGGCCACGTTCACGATGTACTCGACCCCCTGGTGCGGCTACTGCCACCGGCTGAAGCGCCAGCTGAACCAGGAGGGCATCACCTTCGCCGAGGTCGACATCGAGCAGGACCCCGACTCGGCGTTCATCGTGGAGCAGGCCAACGGGGGCAACCAGACCGTCCCGACCCTCGTCTTCTCCGACGGCTCGGCGCTGACGAATCCGTCGCTCGCGCAGGTCAAGGACCAGCTCGCCCTGATCTCGGGCTGA
- a CDS encoding ATP-dependent DNA helicase UvrD2, with translation MPADDRSADSLLEALDPEQREVALALRGPVYVLAGAGTGKTRAITHRIAYGVASGVYKPTEVLAVTFTSRAAGEMRGRLRALGADGVQARTFHAAALRQLGYFWPRLYGHALPELIASKLPLVAEAARRCRVQPDSALLRDLAGEIEWAKVSNVLPDDYPRRAGSAGRGLDAVDPATIAHVMAAYEEVKRDRERMDMEDILLCTASMLADHQDVAAQVRRQYRWLVVDEYQDVNPLQATLLDQWLGGRDDVCVVGDPQQTIYSFAGASPSHLTDFPRRHPGAKRIELVRNYRSTPQVVAAANAVFTRSRRDGVVLRAQRDAGAEVSYTQFADEVAEAEQVAASILALRERGTALRDVAILFRTNAQSEAYEEALAARNLAYVVRGVERFFDRPEVRQAVTLLRGQARGGVPAEDGLVAEVRAVLGSAGYTERAPSSGGAQRDRWESLHALVSMATDLASERPDAGLAELVEDLERRAQHAHAPLADGVTLATLHSAKGLEWSVVFLVGAQEGTIPITYAHGDAAIEEERRLFYVGVTRARDRLEVSWAQARNPGGRASRRPTRFLDGLRPRDAAEERGPGQRRVRRERTLARCRSCDTVLSTGAERKLGRCLDCPSTYDETLYESLRQWRSEQASEQRVPAYCVFTDATLTAIAEARPGGEDELLRVPGVGRGKLAKYGDEVLALVADGAS, from the coding sequence GTGCCCGCCGACGACCGATCAGCCGACTCCCTGCTGGAGGCGCTGGACCCGGAGCAGCGCGAGGTCGCCCTGGCCCTGCGGGGTCCCGTCTACGTGCTCGCCGGCGCGGGCACGGGCAAGACGCGGGCGATCACCCACCGGATCGCGTACGGCGTGGCCTCGGGGGTCTACAAGCCGACCGAGGTGCTGGCGGTCACGTTCACGAGCCGCGCGGCCGGCGAGATGCGCGGCCGGCTGCGCGCCCTGGGTGCCGACGGTGTGCAGGCCCGGACGTTCCACGCCGCCGCGCTGCGTCAGCTCGGCTACTTCTGGCCCCGGTTGTACGGCCACGCGCTGCCCGAGCTGATCGCGTCGAAGCTCCCGCTGGTCGCCGAGGCGGCGCGGCGGTGCCGGGTGCAGCCGGACTCTGCGCTGCTGCGTGACCTCGCGGGTGAGATCGAGTGGGCCAAGGTGTCGAACGTCCTCCCCGACGACTACCCGCGGCGTGCAGGGTCGGCCGGGCGTGGGCTCGACGCCGTCGATCCGGCGACGATCGCGCACGTGATGGCGGCGTACGAGGAGGTCAAGCGCGATCGCGAGCGGATGGACATGGAGGACATCCTGCTGTGCACCGCGTCCATGCTGGCCGACCACCAGGACGTCGCGGCGCAGGTTCGCCGCCAGTATCGCTGGCTCGTCGTGGACGAGTACCAGGACGTCAACCCGCTCCAGGCCACGCTGCTCGACCAGTGGCTCGGCGGGCGCGACGACGTCTGCGTCGTGGGCGACCCGCAGCAGACCATCTACTCGTTCGCGGGCGCGTCGCCGAGCCACCTGACCGACTTCCCCCGCCGCCACCCGGGGGCGAAGCGGATCGAGCTCGTCCGCAACTACCGTTCGACGCCGCAGGTGGTCGCGGCGGCCAACGCCGTGTTCACCCGCTCGCGCCGCGACGGTGTGGTCCTGCGGGCGCAGCGCGACGCGGGCGCGGAGGTGTCCTACACGCAGTTCGCCGACGAGGTCGCGGAGGCCGAGCAGGTCGCCGCCAGCATCCTGGCGCTCCGTGAGCGCGGGACGGCCCTGCGCGACGTCGCGATCCTGTTCCGGACCAACGCCCAGTCGGAGGCGTACGAGGAGGCGCTGGCCGCCCGCAACCTCGCGTACGTCGTGCGGGGCGTGGAGCGGTTCTTCGACCGTCCGGAGGTCAGGCAGGCCGTCACGCTGCTGCGTGGGCAGGCGCGCGGTGGCGTTCCGGCCGAGGACGGGCTGGTCGCCGAGGTTCGGGCGGTGCTCGGCTCGGCCGGCTACACCGAGCGCGCTCCGAGCAGCGGCGGAGCACAGCGCGACCGTTGGGAGTCGCTGCACGCCTTGGTGTCGATGGCGACCGACCTGGCCTCGGAGCGTCCGGACGCAGGACTCGCCGAGCTGGTCGAGGACCTCGAGCGCCGAGCGCAGCACGCCCACGCCCCGCTGGCCGACGGCGTCACCTTGGCGACCCTGCACTCCGCGAAGGGTCTGGAGTGGTCGGTGGTCTTCCTGGTCGGCGCGCAGGAAGGCACGATCCCGATCACCTACGCCCACGGGGACGCGGCGATCGAGGAGGAGCGCCGGCTGTTCTACGTCGGGGTGACGCGCGCGCGTGACCGGCTCGAGGTGTCCTGGGCGCAGGCCCGCAACCCCGGTGGCCGGGCGTCGCGGCGTCCGACCCGGTTCCTCGACGGTCTGCGTCCGCGCGATGCGGCCGAGGAGCGCGGTCCGGGTCAGCGTCGCGTGCGGCGCGAGCGCACCCTCGCCCGGTGCCGCAGCTGCGACACGGTGCTCTCGACCGGCGCGGAGCGCAAGCTCGGTCGGTGCCTCGACTGTCCGTCGACCTACGACGAGACGCTGTACGAGTCGCTGCGGCAGTGGCGAAGCGAGCAGGCGAGCGAGCAGCGGGTGCCGGCGTACTGCGTGTTCACCGATGCGACGCTCACGGCGATCGCCGAGGCTCGTCCGGGCGGTGAGGACGAGCTGTTGCGGGTCCCGGGAGTCGGGCGCGGCAAGCTCGCGAAGTACGGCGACGAGGTGCTGGCCCTGGTCGCCGACGGGGCGTCCTGA